The following coding sequences lie in one Alosa sapidissima isolate fAloSap1 chromosome 15, fAloSap1.pri, whole genome shotgun sequence genomic window:
- the foxl2a gene encoding forkhead box protein L2a, translating into MDSCLNLDEDELTLTACETNTILENTQLKDNPAPDKGLDPDKSELSQKPPYSYVALIAMAIRESSEKRLTLSGIYQHIISKFPFYEKNKKGWQNSIRHNLSLNECFIKMPREGGGERKGNYWTLDPACEDMFEKGNYRRRRRMKRPFRPPPANFQPGKSLFGRDGYGYVPAPKYLQPGFTSSSWPLPQTSAPVPYASCQMSGPNMNMNLPVTVKGLAAPSSYSCYSRVQGMSLPGMVNSYNAISHAHPHLHPHHTQQLSPATATPPPPVPSGNGNSGLHFASSRQPTELSMVHCAYWEHESKPALVHTRTDI; encoded by the coding sequence ATGGATTCATGCTTGAACCTTGATGAGGACGAACTCACGCTGACAGCATGCGAAACTAACACGATCTTGGAAAATACCCAGCTGAAAGACAACCCCGCGCCGGACAAAGGCTTGGACCCCGATAAGAGCGAACTGTCGCAGAAGCCTCCGTACTCCTACGTCGCGCTCATCGCCATGGCCATCCGCGAGAGCTCGGAGAAGCGACTCACGCTGTCCGGGATCTATCAGCACATCATCAGCAAGTTTCCGTTTTACGAGAAAAATAAGAAGGGCTGGCAGAACAGCATCCGACACAACCTCTCGCTTAACGAGTGCTTCATCAAGATGCCGCGCGAGGGTGGCGGGGAGCGGAAGGGCAACTACTGGACCCTGGACCCCGCGTGCGAGGATATGTTCGAGAAGGGCAACTACCGCAGACGCAGGCGCATGAAGCGTCCGTTCAGGCCCCCGCCGGCCAACTTCCAGCCCGGTAAGTCTCTGTTCGGGAGGGACGGCTACGGTTACGTGCCCGCGCCCAAATACCTGCAACCCGGATTCACGAGCAGCTCCTGGCCGCTGCCGCAAACCTCCGCGCCCGTGCCTTACGCCTCGTGCCAGATGTCAGGtcctaacatgaacatgaacctACCCGTTACCGTGAAAGGCCTAGCGGCACCCTCTTCCTACAGCTGCTACTCGCGCGTGCAGGGCATGTCTCTCCCGGGTATGGTGAACTCTTAcaatgccattagccacgcgcACCCTCACCTGCACCCGCATCATACTCAGCAACTCAGTCCCGCCACGGCCACACCGCCTCCTCCGGTCCCCTCCGGTAACGGAAACAGTGGCCTTCACTTCGCCAGCTCGCGCCAGCCCACCGAGCTGTCCATGGTGCACTGCGCATACTGGGAGCACGAGAGCAAACCTGCGCTGGTACACACGCGCACTGACATTTAG